Proteins encoded within one genomic window of Amorphoplanes friuliensis DSM 7358:
- a CDS encoding taurine ABC transporter substrate-binding protein: MKKIIPALAAVLLLATTAACGNGAASGGSDSAEKSIRLAYQAFPSGDLIVKNQGLLEKALPDYKITWTKFDSGASINTAFLAKSIDIAAIGSSPVARGLSAPLNIPYQVAFVLDVAGDNEALVARNGSGVTDVAGLKGKKVATPFASTAHYSLLAALDRAGVKESEVTIVDLEPQDILAAWTRGDLDAAYSWLPSLDELKKNGKVLISSRELATAGKPTLDLGVVTTSFIQAHPEAVDAWRKVEAQALDVIANDPAAAGKAVGAELNLSPEDAQKQLSQGVFLEPADLASDEWLGTDAKVGKLADNLVSASEFLKGQQKIDAVPDLATVQKSIYVKGLPDVLS; encoded by the coding sequence GTGAAAAAGATCATCCCCGCTCTCGCCGCCGTGCTGCTGCTCGCGACGACGGCCGCCTGCGGCAACGGTGCCGCGAGCGGCGGGTCGGACTCCGCGGAGAAGTCCATCCGGCTGGCGTACCAGGCGTTCCCCAGCGGTGACCTCATCGTCAAGAACCAAGGGCTGCTCGAGAAGGCGCTGCCGGACTACAAGATCACCTGGACGAAGTTCGACTCGGGCGCGAGCATCAACACCGCGTTCCTCGCCAAGAGCATCGACATCGCCGCGATCGGGTCCAGCCCGGTGGCACGCGGGCTGTCGGCGCCGCTCAACATCCCGTACCAGGTCGCCTTTGTCCTGGACGTGGCCGGTGACAACGAGGCGCTGGTCGCGCGGAACGGCAGCGGGGTCACCGACGTGGCCGGGCTGAAGGGCAAGAAGGTCGCCACGCCGTTCGCGTCGACCGCGCACTACAGCCTGCTCGCCGCGCTGGACAGGGCCGGTGTCAAGGAGTCCGAGGTGACCATCGTGGACCTCGAGCCCCAGGACATCCTGGCCGCCTGGACCCGCGGTGACCTCGACGCGGCGTACTCGTGGCTGCCGTCGCTGGACGAGCTGAAGAAGAACGGCAAGGTCCTGATCAGCAGCCGGGAGCTGGCCACCGCCGGCAAGCCCACGCTGGACCTCGGTGTCGTGACGACCTCGTTCATCCAGGCGCACCCCGAGGCCGTCGACGCCTGGCGCAAGGTCGAGGCGCAGGCGCTCGACGTCATCGCGAACGACCCGGCCGCCGCCGGCAAGGCTGTCGGCGCCGAGCTCAACCTCTCGCCGGAGGACGCGCAGAAGCAGCTCAGCCAGGGTGTGTTCCTCGAGCCGGCGGATCTCGCGTCGGACGAGTGGCTCGGCACCGACGCCAAGGTCGGCAAGCTCGCCGACAACCTGGTGAGCGCGTCGGAGTTCCTCAAGGGACAGCAGAAGATCGACGCGGTGCCGGACCTGGCCACCGTGCAGAAGTCCATCTACGTGAAGGGCCTGCCGGATGTCCTCAGCTGA
- a CDS encoding ABC transporter permease, translated as MQVTTDVFAPPAPVTQRGPAAGRPGQSPRDARRRRIVLRLISLLVLYALWEISARVTRNPTFIPAPSAVWHQLVVTSTTHDGVRGYSGHLLIEHLGVSLRRILIGSAIGVAGGLVLGVVMGTVGWIRVVVEPVVTFVRALPPLAYFSLFIIWFGIDETPKLWLLSIAALPPVAVATAAAVYSAPTGLVEAAQALGAGRWQTIRDVVLPNALPEIFTGIRLAVGIAYSSVVAAETINGVPGIGGLIRDAQRYSQTDVVVLGLFAIGLSGLLIDALLRTAETRLIPWRGRS; from the coding sequence ATGCAGGTGACCACCGACGTCTTCGCCCCACCGGCGCCCGTTACCCAGCGTGGCCCGGCGGCCGGCCGGCCCGGGCAGAGCCCGCGTGATGCCCGCCGGCGCCGCATCGTGCTGCGCCTGATCTCCCTGCTGGTGCTCTACGCGCTGTGGGAGATCTCGGCGCGGGTCACGCGCAATCCCACTTTCATCCCGGCGCCGTCGGCGGTCTGGCATCAGCTGGTCGTCACGTCGACCACTCACGACGGTGTCCGCGGGTACAGCGGCCACCTGCTGATCGAGCATCTCGGGGTGAGCCTGCGGCGCATTCTGATCGGCAGCGCGATCGGTGTTGCCGGCGGTCTGGTGCTGGGCGTCGTGATGGGCACCGTCGGCTGGATCCGGGTCGTGGTCGAGCCGGTGGTCACGTTCGTCCGCGCGCTGCCGCCGCTGGCGTACTTCAGCCTGTTCATCATCTGGTTCGGCATCGACGAGACGCCCAAGCTGTGGCTGCTCTCGATCGCCGCGCTGCCGCCGGTCGCGGTGGCCACCGCCGCCGCTGTCTACTCGGCGCCGACCGGGCTGGTCGAGGCCGCGCAGGCGCTGGGTGCGGGGCGGTGGCAGACGATCCGCGACGTGGTGCTGCCGAACGCCCTGCCGGAGATCTTCACGGGCATCCGGCTGGCGGTCGGCATCGCGTACTCGTCGGTCGTCGCGGCCGAGACCATCAACGGTGTTCCCGGCATCGGCGGGCTCATCCGTGATGCCCAGCGGTACTCCCAGACGGACGTGGTCGTGCTCGGCCTGTTCGCCATCGGCCTTTCCGGCCTGCTCATCGACGCCCTGCTGCGGACAGCCGAGACCAGGCTGATCCCGTGGCGGGGCCGTAGTTAA
- a CDS encoding ankyrin repeat domain-containing protein yields MTIRDALSATKFHPAPAALGLLRDLLRAGLAEEPGDEPVLIRAVGSTVPPAALRALLEAGADPDQKRSDGTPALVLAARRGDHAAVDVLLEAGADVDGADGIGRTALMHAVERDEQRVVTVLLLAGADTEVVSHDGMTALRLARGWRRQAIRSRLGERFIGRAKVPIIRTAIGLEPTGVRLTADAESFRLLATVLEVALDHLGDADWRTRTGWDAVTARGFAARLRAVSLEELEELEATEEEVGTVRAALVEVSHGFTVPPATGLDLTRVADLLEDFKRG; encoded by the coding sequence ATGACCATCCGTGACGCGCTGTCCGCCACGAAGTTCCATCCGGCGCCGGCCGCCCTCGGCCTCCTGCGCGACCTGCTGCGGGCGGGGCTCGCCGAGGAACCCGGGGACGAGCCCGTCCTGATCCGGGCCGTCGGGTCGACCGTCCCACCGGCGGCTTTGCGCGCCCTGCTCGAAGCCGGCGCCGACCCCGATCAAAAGCGGTCCGACGGTACGCCGGCACTCGTCCTCGCGGCCCGCCGTGGTGACCACGCCGCGGTCGACGTGCTCCTGGAAGCCGGTGCGGACGTCGACGGTGCCGACGGGATCGGACGGACGGCACTCATGCACGCGGTCGAACGTGACGAGCAGCGTGTCGTCACCGTGCTGCTGCTGGCCGGGGCCGACACGGAGGTCGTGAGCCATGACGGCATGACGGCGTTGCGGCTCGCCCGGGGCTGGCGGCGTCAGGCGATCCGTTCCCGGCTCGGTGAGCGGTTCATCGGCCGTGCGAAGGTGCCGATCATCCGGACCGCGATCGGTCTGGAACCCACGGGCGTCCGCCTGACCGCCGATGCCGAGAGTTTTCGCCTTCTGGCGACGGTGCTCGAGGTCGCCCTCGACCATCTCGGCGACGCGGACTGGCGCACCCGCACCGGCTGGGACGCCGTGACGGCGCGAGGGTTTGCGGCCCGGCTGCGTGCCGTCTCCCTCGAGGAGCTCGAGGAGCTGGAGGCGACCGAAGAGGAGGTCGGAACCGTCCGGGCCGCACTGGTGGAGGTCAGCCACGGCTTCACGGTGCCACCCGCAACGGGTCTCGACCTCACGCGGGTCGCCGATCTGCTCGAGGACTTCAAACGCGGCTGA
- a CDS encoding YciI family protein: protein MKYLMLIIAGSADEQGGAPACTVEDWMTYDKEVKEAGIFVSGESLADLVTATTVRVGADGTRTVTDGPYAETRELLGGFYVIDVPDLDVALDWAARCPGARDGAMVVRPVADFGA, encoded by the coding sequence GTGAAGTACTTGATGTTGATCATTGCCGGATCGGCCGACGAGCAGGGTGGCGCGCCCGCCTGCACGGTCGAGGACTGGATGACGTACGACAAGGAGGTCAAGGAGGCCGGGATCTTCGTGTCCGGTGAGTCCCTGGCCGACCTGGTCACGGCCACGACCGTCCGGGTCGGTGCGGACGGCACCCGGACGGTCACCGACGGCCCGTACGCCGAGACGCGGGAGTTGCTCGGCGGCTTCTACGTGATCGACGTGCCGGACCTCGACGTGGCGCTCGACTGGGCCGCGCGCTGCCCGGGCGCCCGGGACGGCGCGATGGTGGTGCGGCCGGTCGCGGACTTCGGGGCCTGA
- a CDS encoding RNA polymerase sigma factor, producing MPDEWTAGASVEAVFREERGRLLAALVRRFGDLDLAEEVTSEAIEAALTHWPAQGVPPAPGAWLMTTARRRAVDRLRRDQALASRLAILQVEADRAGPVPAVEPGDDLPDERLQLFFTCAHPALAAEDRGALILRFLAGLTTPEVARAFLVPPATMAKRITRAKTKIRDARIPFRVPGADELPGRLPGVLQAIYSLFTEGYAASSGPHLQRPRLAEEAIRLARILHRLLSGERETAGLLALMLLVHARRDARTGPDGAPVLLDEQDRSRWDAPMIAEGSALAAASLTGGPPGPYGVQAAIAALHDEAPHLDATDWEQIVALYDVLLALTPSPVVALNRAAAVAMRDGPEAGLELLDELADEPALRGHHPYPAARADLLHRLGRDAEAAAAYREALDLAGTGPDREHLRRRLDLLDRPPA from the coding sequence GTGCCGGACGAGTGGACCGCCGGCGCCTCCGTGGAGGCGGTGTTCCGGGAGGAACGTGGCCGGTTGCTGGCGGCCCTCGTCCGCCGCTTCGGCGACCTCGACCTGGCCGAGGAGGTCACGTCCGAGGCGATCGAGGCGGCCCTGACGCACTGGCCGGCGCAGGGGGTGCCGCCCGCGCCGGGCGCCTGGCTGATGACCACGGCCCGCCGCCGGGCCGTGGACCGGCTCCGGCGTGATCAGGCGCTGGCCTCCCGGCTGGCCATCCTGCAGGTGGAGGCCGACCGGGCGGGTCCGGTGCCCGCGGTCGAGCCCGGTGACGACCTGCCGGACGAGCGGCTGCAGTTGTTCTTCACCTGTGCGCATCCGGCGCTGGCGGCCGAGGACCGCGGGGCGCTGATCCTGCGTTTCCTGGCCGGTCTGACCACACCGGAGGTCGCGCGGGCGTTCCTGGTGCCGCCGGCCACGATGGCCAAGCGCATCACCCGGGCCAAGACGAAGATCCGCGACGCCCGCATCCCGTTCCGGGTGCCGGGCGCCGACGAGCTCCCCGGGCGGTTGCCGGGGGTCCTGCAGGCGATCTACTCACTCTTCACCGAGGGGTACGCGGCCAGCTCCGGCCCGCACCTGCAACGCCCCCGCCTGGCCGAGGAGGCCATCCGCCTGGCCCGCATCCTGCACCGCCTCCTGAGTGGCGAGCGCGAGACGGCGGGTCTGCTCGCGCTGATGCTGCTCGTTCACGCCCGACGTGACGCGCGGACCGGCCCGGACGGTGCTCCGGTGCTGCTGGACGAGCAGGATCGGAGCCGCTGGGACGCGCCGATGATCGCTGAGGGGTCGGCGCTGGCGGCGGCGTCACTCACCGGCGGCCCGCCCGGCCCGTACGGCGTGCAGGCAGCGATCGCGGCGCTGCACGACGAGGCGCCGCACCTGGACGCCACCGACTGGGAGCAGATCGTCGCGCTCTACGACGTGCTGCTCGCGCTGACACCGTCGCCCGTCGTCGCCCTGAACCGCGCCGCCGCCGTGGCGATGCGTGACGGCCCGGAGGCCGGTCTGGAACTGCTCGACGAGCTGGCGGACGAGCCCGCGTTGCGCGGTCACCACCCGTACCCGGCGGCACGCGCCGACCTGTTGCACCGCCTGGGACGTGACGCCGAGGCGGCCGCGGCCTACCGTGAGGCGCTGGACCTGGCCGGCACCGGCCCGGACCGCGAGCACCTGCGCCGCCGCCTGGACCTGCTCGACCGTCCCCCTGCCTGA
- a CDS encoding class I SAM-dependent methyltransferase, with product MSAQARGWAGEVDGYEAYYVPRFAPWVAAATEAVAGAELPDGPVLVPCCGTFPELDALVTTMPGRELRGVDLSPGMVRRARERGAAHAQVSVVEGDASTLEPQSAAAVVSVFGLQQLPEPDAALRSWAEALRPGGRLAVVFWPAVTEDDGPFAIASELVRRHVPPHDWSWQERLVPALTAQGLTVDRDEEPSYPISHPDAAEFFDAYTRSGPMRSLADARGAEFVAGLRREFLARAPQGRWEHRPHARLIVARAPVSSPPSGAGPR from the coding sequence ATGAGTGCGCAGGCTCGCGGCTGGGCCGGCGAGGTCGACGGTTACGAGGCGTACTACGTGCCGCGCTTCGCGCCGTGGGTGGCCGCGGCGACCGAAGCCGTGGCCGGCGCGGAGCTGCCCGACGGGCCGGTCCTCGTGCCGTGCTGCGGCACCTTCCCGGAGCTGGACGCCCTGGTCACGACGATGCCCGGCCGCGAGCTGCGCGGCGTCGACCTCTCCCCCGGCATGGTCCGGCGCGCGCGGGAGCGGGGCGCCGCACACGCGCAGGTGAGCGTGGTCGAGGGCGACGCCTCGACCCTCGAGCCGCAGTCGGCCGCCGCCGTCGTGTCGGTCTTCGGTCTGCAGCAGTTGCCGGAACCCGACGCCGCCCTGCGGTCCTGGGCGGAGGCGTTGCGTCCGGGCGGGCGGCTCGCCGTCGTCTTCTGGCCGGCCGTCACCGAGGACGACGGACCGTTCGCGATCGCCTCGGAGCTGGTGCGGCGGCACGTCCCGCCGCACGACTGGTCCTGGCAGGAGCGGCTCGTGCCGGCGCTGACCGCACAGGGTCTGACGGTCGACCGCGACGAGGAGCCGTCCTACCCGATCTCGCATCCGGACGCGGCTGAGTTCTTCGACGCGTACACGAGGTCCGGGCCGATGCGGTCCCTGGCCGACGCGCGCGGGGCGGAGTTCGTCGCCGGGCTGCGCCGGGAGTTCCTCGCCCGCGCGCCGCAGGGCCGGTGGGAGCACCGGCCGCACGCCCGGCTCATCGTCGCGCGGGCACCGGTGAGCTCCCCGCCGAGCGGCGCAGGGCCGCGATGA
- a CDS encoding redoxin domain-containing protein — protein sequence MTTAPLHLADADHAAARRQFERDAVWSRMIAPGGRVPALPLIEVDLGPIHLDRLLQTGPLVLAFFRYEGSAAGDAMLVDYQRTLLPACTDLGAHLVAVSPQRFDLLAPVKHRHELGFLVASDPRHVLIDAFRIGYGSPAASDTLGTRRSVLPYPAVVVADRTGTVRYADVRAESAPHSGAAPIIAALRRSAGSSPVPARR from the coding sequence ATGACGACTGCACCGCTGCACCTGGCTGACGCCGACCATGCGGCTGCCCGCCGCCAGTTCGAGCGGGACGCCGTCTGGAGCCGGATGATCGCGCCCGGTGGCCGGGTGCCGGCCCTGCCGCTGATCGAGGTCGACCTGGGGCCGATCCACCTGGACCGGCTGCTGCAGACGGGCCCGCTCGTGCTGGCCTTCTTCCGCTACGAGGGGTCGGCGGCCGGCGACGCGATGCTCGTCGACTACCAGCGCACCCTGCTGCCGGCCTGCACCGACCTGGGTGCGCACCTGGTCGCGGTGAGTCCGCAGCGGTTCGACCTGCTCGCGCCGGTCAAACATCGCCATGAGCTGGGCTTTCTTGTCGCCTCCGACCCGCGGCACGTGCTGATCGACGCGTTCCGGATCGGCTACGGCAGCCCTGCGGCGAGTGACACGCTGGGCACACGGCGCTCGGTGCTGCCCTATCCGGCGGTGGTGGTCGCCGACCGTACCGGGACGGTCCGATATGCCGACGTCCGGGCGGAATCGGCTCCGCACTCCGGGGCCGCTCCGATCATCGCGGCCCTGCGCCGCTCGGCGGGGAGCTCACCGGTGCCCGCGCGACGATGA
- a CDS encoding beta-class carbonic anhydrase, with amino-acid sequence MSVTDELLANAERYAAGFDNGALPLPPAKHVAIVACMDARLNPYGLLGLSEGDAHVIRNAGGVVTADQLRSLAISQRLLGTTEIVLIHHTDCGMLTFTDDGFKESIRQEVGSKPPWAAEAFADLDDDVRQSVRRVLDDPYIPVKDSVRGFVYEVETGRLREVK; translated from the coding sequence ATGAGCGTCACCGATGAGCTGCTCGCCAATGCCGAGCGGTACGCCGCAGGCTTCGACAATGGTGCGCTGCCGCTGCCGCCCGCCAAACACGTCGCCATCGTCGCCTGCATGGACGCGCGGCTCAACCCGTACGGGCTGCTCGGCCTGTCGGAGGGTGACGCCCACGTGATCCGCAACGCGGGTGGGGTCGTCACCGCCGATCAGCTGCGGAGTCTGGCGATCAGCCAGCGGCTGCTCGGGACCACCGAGATCGTGCTGATCCACCACACCGACTGCGGGATGCTCACCTTCACCGACGACGGGTTCAAGGAGAGCATCCGGCAGGAGGTCGGCAGTAAGCCGCCGTGGGCCGCCGAGGCGTTCGCCGACCTCGACGACGACGTGCGGCAGTCGGTGCGGCGGGTGCTCGACGACCCGTACATCCCGGTCAAGGACTCGGTACGCGGCTTTGTCTACGAGGTCGAGACCGGCAGGCTGCGCGAGGTCAAATAG
- a CDS encoding FAD-binding dehydrogenase, with product MDADVIVVGAGLAGLAATAELAEAGRKVLLLDQEGEQSLGGQAFWSFGGLFLVGSPEQRRMGVRDSVDLAWQDWLGSAGFDREEDHWPRQWAEAYVNFAAGEKRSWLHAMGHRLFPVVGWAERGGGAADGHGNSVPRFHLTWGTGPGLVEPFERRVRAAAERGLVVFGFRHRVDGLVKTGGTVTGVQGRLLAATDVRRGESSSREETGDFSYAAQAVIVTSGGIGGDHDLVRKAWPARLGAPPKRMISGVPAHVDGRMLGITEAAGARIINPDRMWHYTEGLRNWDPIWPGHGIRILPGPSSLWLDATGRRLPAPLFPGFDTLGTLKHLMATGHDYSWFVLTQKIIEKEFALSGSEQNPDLTGKSIRQVLGRARAGATPPVEAFKKNGDDFVVASTLSELVAGMNKLVAPEGGPALDLDQVRRTVEARDREMANPFSKDAQVTAIHGARRYRGDKLIRVATPHRLLDASAGPLIAVRLNILTRKTLGGLETDLSARVLQSTGEPLPGVYAAGEVAGFGGGGMHGYNSLEGTFLGGCLFSGRTAGRAAAAAI from the coding sequence ATGGACGCAGATGTGATCGTCGTGGGCGCGGGACTGGCCGGACTGGCGGCGACAGCCGAGCTCGCCGAGGCGGGCCGCAAGGTTCTCCTGCTCGACCAGGAGGGCGAGCAGAGCCTCGGCGGCCAGGCGTTCTGGTCCTTCGGCGGGCTGTTCCTCGTCGGCTCACCCGAGCAGCGCCGGATGGGCGTCCGTGACTCGGTCGACCTGGCCTGGCAGGACTGGCTCGGCAGCGCCGGCTTCGACCGCGAGGAGGACCACTGGCCGCGGCAGTGGGCCGAGGCCTACGTCAACTTCGCGGCGGGGGAGAAGAGGTCCTGGCTGCACGCCATGGGTCACCGGCTGTTCCCGGTGGTCGGCTGGGCCGAGCGCGGTGGCGGTGCGGCCGACGGTCACGGCAACTCGGTGCCGCGCTTCCACCTCACCTGGGGGACCGGCCCCGGCCTGGTCGAGCCGTTCGAGCGGCGGGTCCGCGCGGCCGCCGAGCGCGGCCTGGTCGTCTTCGGTTTCCGTCACCGCGTCGACGGCCTCGTCAAGACCGGCGGGACGGTCACCGGTGTCCAGGGCCGCCTGCTCGCTGCCACCGACGTCCGCCGCGGCGAGTCGAGCTCGCGCGAGGAGACCGGCGATTTCTCGTACGCCGCACAAGCGGTCATCGTCACCTCGGGCGGCATCGGCGGTGACCACGACCTCGTCCGCAAGGCCTGGCCCGCCCGGCTCGGCGCACCCCCGAAGCGGATGATCTCGGGCGTGCCCGCCCACGTCGACGGCCGCATGCTCGGCATCACCGAGGCAGCCGGCGCCCGGATCATCAACCCGGACCGGATGTGGCACTACACCGAGGGCCTGCGCAACTGGGACCCGATCTGGCCCGGCCACGGCATCCGCATCCTGCCCGGCCCGTCGTCACTGTGGCTGGACGCGACCGGCCGCCGCCTGCCCGCGCCGCTCTTCCCCGGCTTCGACACGCTCGGCACGCTGAAGCACCTGATGGCCACCGGCCACGACTACAGCTGGTTCGTGCTCACGCAGAAGATCATCGAGAAGGAGTTCGCCCTGTCGGGCTCCGAGCAGAACCCCGATCTGACCGGCAAGAGCATCCGTCAGGTGCTGGGCCGGGCGCGCGCGGGTGCGACCCCGCCGGTCGAGGCGTTCAAGAAGAACGGCGACGACTTCGTCGTGGCGTCCACGCTCTCCGAGCTCGTGGCCGGCATGAACAAGCTGGTCGCGCCCGAGGGTGGTCCCGCTCTCGACCTCGACCAGGTACGCCGTACCGTCGAGGCCCGCGACCGCGAGATGGCCAACCCGTTCAGCAAGGACGCGCAGGTCACGGCCATCCACGGCGCCCGCCGTTACCGCGGTGACAAGCTGATCCGCGTCGCGACCCCGCACCGGCTGCTCGACGCGTCCGCGGGCCCGCTGATCGCCGTACGGCTGAACATCCTCACCCGCAAGACCCTCGGCGGTCTCGAGACGGACCTGTCCGCCCGCGTCCTGCAGTCCACCGGCGAACCCCTCCCCGGCGTCTACGCCGCGGGTGAGGTCGCCGGCTTCGGCGGGGGTGGCATGCACGGCTACAACTCGCTCGAAGGCACGTTCCTCGGCGGCTGCCTGTTCTCCGGGCGTACGGCGGGCCGGGCGGCGGCGGCCGCTATTTGA
- a CDS encoding helix-turn-helix domain-containing protein, with amino-acid sequence MLEPRLADLPPGVGEQVRAVRAGLRDRVLATVSAAMRDQGRSLGGGQGRGLALGVETAVDAFVTAVTEPGGDLTGTREVFVRLGRTEYREGHTVDALRSILTLGGREMWAYLVDRDLPPDVLYVLASALFGFVDMLAGAAAQGYLDEQRDQARDWETTRRRLITLLVQPDPAGSPALRAAADAARWPLPETVALVSVEGTDAEHVARLAGSGTIATVIGDAVRLAVPAPETPGRLAHLTSVLSGRRAALGPSVDLAEARLSYRMSRRALELQREGVLPAEALLICDEHLVTLITAWEPGLAGRLADLCLAPLGDDPVLGPTLLAWLEAQGQVIPAAAALHAHPQTVRYRLRKLRRLLGPALDDPGTRLALQLALRRS; translated from the coding sequence ATGCTCGAGCCCCGTCTGGCCGATCTGCCGCCGGGTGTCGGCGAGCAGGTCCGGGCCGTCCGCGCCGGCCTGCGCGACCGGGTGCTGGCGACCGTCAGCGCCGCCATGCGGGATCAGGGGCGCTCGCTCGGCGGCGGCCAGGGACGCGGGCTCGCGCTCGGGGTGGAGACGGCCGTCGACGCGTTCGTCACCGCGGTGACCGAGCCCGGCGGCGACCTGACCGGGACCCGGGAGGTGTTCGTCCGGCTCGGCCGCACCGAATATCGCGAGGGGCACACCGTCGACGCCCTGCGCTCGATCCTGACGCTGGGCGGGCGCGAGATGTGGGCGTACCTGGTCGACCGCGACCTGCCGCCGGACGTTCTCTACGTGCTGGCGTCGGCGCTGTTCGGTTTTGTCGACATGCTGGCCGGTGCGGCCGCGCAGGGTTATCTGGACGAGCAGCGCGACCAGGCGCGGGACTGGGAGACCACCCGGCGCCGGCTGATCACCCTGCTGGTGCAGCCGGACCCGGCGGGCTCCCCCGCGCTCCGGGCCGCCGCGGACGCTGCCCGGTGGCCGTTGCCGGAGACGGTGGCGCTGGTCAGCGTCGAGGGCACCGACGCCGAGCACGTGGCCCGGCTCGCCGGCAGCGGCACGATCGCCACCGTCATCGGCGACGCGGTCAGGCTGGCCGTGCCCGCGCCGGAGACGCCGGGGCGCCTCGCGCATCTGACCTCCGTCCTGTCCGGACGGCGGGCGGCGCTGGGGCCGTCGGTGGACCTCGCGGAGGCCCGTCTCTCGTACCGGATGTCGCGGCGGGCGCTGGAACTGCAGCGGGAGGGTGTCCTGCCTGCGGAGGCGCTGCTGATCTGCGACGAGCACCTGGTCACCCTGATCACCGCCTGGGAGCCCGGCCTGGCCGGTCGGCTGGCGGACCTCTGCCTGGCGCCGCTGGGAGACGACCCGGTGCTCGGCCCGACCCTGCTGGCCTGGCTCGAGGCGCAGGGACAGGTGATCCCGGCCGCGGCGGCGCTGCACGCGCACCCGCAGACGGTCCGCTACCGCCTGCGCAAACTCCGCCGCCTCCTCGGCCCGGCCCTCGACGACCCCGGTACGCGGCTGGCCCTCCAGCTCGCCCTGCGGAGGAGTTAG
- a CDS encoding L,D-transpeptidase produces the protein MKAFLATGTALAVVSLGAACSGHGPAASAADLPSSPTPSTTTPAASAGPADLPQPPSSAKFVRVTSFLGDGRTVGVAMPLILRFGRAVPVARRAAVEERLTVRSRPAQPGVWSWTSPTEVHFRPRHFWLARTAVTYRADLAGLPLGNGRYVRNNLGVGISIGRAFVMTVDNRTKTMTVERDGKVVKRIPVSLGKRSTPSSSGTMMVMDKQRHAVFDTFDELGADGYRTKIEYAQRLTWGGEFIHAAPWSEDAQGRTNVSHGCVNVSQRMGRWLFARTLPGDPVTIRGTSRKLRPGNGWTDWND, from the coding sequence ATGAAGGCGTTCCTCGCCACCGGGACGGCATTGGCCGTCGTCTCCCTCGGCGCCGCGTGCAGCGGCCACGGCCCGGCCGCTTCCGCCGCCGACCTGCCGTCGTCCCCGACCCCGTCCACCACCACGCCGGCGGCCTCAGCCGGCCCGGCCGACCTGCCGCAACCACCGAGCTCGGCGAAGTTCGTGCGGGTGACGAGTTTCCTCGGCGACGGCCGGACCGTCGGCGTGGCGATGCCGCTGATCCTGCGCTTCGGCCGGGCCGTGCCGGTCGCGCGCCGGGCCGCAGTGGAGGAACGCCTGACCGTGCGTTCCAGGCCTGCGCAGCCCGGGGTGTGGAGCTGGACCAGCCCGACCGAGGTGCACTTCCGGCCGCGGCACTTCTGGCTGGCCCGGACCGCGGTCACCTACCGCGCCGACCTGGCGGGCCTCCCGCTGGGCAACGGCCGGTACGTCCGCAACAACCTCGGTGTCGGCATCAGCATCGGTCGTGCGTTCGTGATGACCGTCGACAACCGGACGAAGACCATGACCGTCGAGCGTGACGGCAAGGTTGTCAAGAGGATCCCCGTCAGCCTGGGCAAACGCAGCACCCCGTCGTCCAGCGGCACGATGATGGTGATGGACAAGCAGCGGCACGCCGTCTTCGACACGTTCGACGAGCTCGGCGCGGACGGGTACCGCACGAAGATCGAGTACGCCCAGCGCCTCACCTGGGGCGGCGAGTTCATCCACGCCGCACCCTGGTCGGAGGACGCCCAGGGCCGCACGAACGTCTCCCACGGCTGCGTCAACGTGTCGCAGCGGATGGGCCGGTGGCTCTTCGCGCGGACGCTGCCCGGCGACCCGGTGACGATCCGCGGCACGTCCCGCAAGCTGCGCCCCGGCAACGGCTGGACGGACTGGAACGACTAA
- a CDS encoding DUF1775 domain-containing protein: protein MKRLTTIGVLAGLGVLVLAGPAAAHVEVSADKTRAGATDVTLTFEGEAENPSGIKSERVVLPEGIAPADVTLVKAPKGWTFAATADGFTVGGKALASGQDAEWKVKVAKFPDGEQRLSFKTVETYADGEVSRWIEIQKEGADEPENPAPLVTLKPGPAPTSAAPAPSSAAPASAAPVASPPAATIQAEPAASTDDGSSTWWIWVLVALAVVGGGTFLVLRRRSKTP from the coding sequence GTGAAGCGGTTGACGACGATCGGTGTTCTCGCCGGACTGGGTGTCCTGGTGCTGGCCGGGCCGGCGGCGGCCCACGTCGAGGTCAGCGCCGACAAGACCCGGGCCGGTGCCACCGACGTGACGCTGACCTTCGAGGGAGAGGCCGAGAACCCGTCCGGCATCAAGAGCGAGCGGGTGGTGCTGCCCGAGGGCATCGCGCCGGCCGACGTCACGCTGGTCAAGGCGCCCAAGGGCTGGACCTTCGCCGCCACCGCGGACGGTTTCACGGTCGGGGGCAAGGCCCTCGCCTCGGGCCAGGACGCCGAGTGGAAGGTCAAGGTGGCCAAGTTCCCCGACGGCGAGCAGCGGCTGTCGTTCAAGACCGTCGAGACGTACGCGGACGGTGAGGTCTCCCGCTGGATCGAGATCCAGAAGGAGGGCGCGGACGAGCCGGAGAACCCGGCGCCGCTGGTCACGCTCAAGCCCGGCCCGGCGCCGACCTCGGCCGCGCCCGCGCCGTCGTCCGCTGCACCGGCCTCCGCGGCACCGGTTGCCTCGCCACCCGCGGCCACGATTCAGGCCGAGCCGGCGGCGTCGACCGACGACGGGTCCTCCACCTGGTGGATCTGGGTGCTGGTCGCCCTGGCCGTGGTCGGTGGCGGAACCTTCCTGGTTTTGCGCCGCCGCTCGAAGACCCCCTAA